In the genome of Deltaproteobacteria bacterium, one region contains:
- the lpoB gene encoding penicillin-binding protein activator LpoB has protein sequence MKKSTTLRLGSILSRRLGLAAVVAMTAVACTPSFQGEYADPAKAEIVDDKWNETDARKTAEHMIKGMLEKPWLEGYKSGHRNAKPVVVVMDVENRTDEHLDVKQLTDYIQDELINSGKVRFVNKESRQKILDELKYQQSGAVNKATAKKEGRAIGADFILSGNISSSVHQMDGLKTVNYQTNLTLTSIETQEIEWSTKYEVKKRFKRSGASW, from the coding sequence ATGAAGAAAAGCACCACGTTGCGTCTGGGCAGCATCTTATCGCGCCGTCTTGGTCTCGCAGCGGTCGTCGCCATGACCGCCGTTGCATGTACACCTTCGTTTCAGGGGGAATACGCAGATCCAGCCAAGGCCGAAATTGTCGATGACAAGTGGAACGAAACAGATGCCCGTAAAACCGCCGAGCACATGATCAAAGGTATGCTGGAAAAGCCATGGCTCGAGGGCTACAAATCCGGCCACCGCAATGCCAAGCCGGTCGTGGTCGTCATGGATGTCGAAAACCGCACGGATGAGCACCTCGACGTTAAACAACTTACTGATTATATCCAAGATGAGCTCATCAATTCGGGCAAAGTCCGCTTTGTCAACAAAGAGTCGCGCCAGAAAATCCTCGACGAACTCAAGTACCAACAAAGTGGCGCCGTTAATAAAGCCACCGCAAAAAAAGAGGGACGCGCCATCGGTGCCGACTTCATACTCAGCGGCAACATCAGCAGCAGCGTCCATCAGATGGATGGACTTAAGACCGTCAACTACCAAACCAACCTGACGCTCACGAGCATCGAGACGCAGGAGATCGAATGGTCGACCAAGTACGAAGTCAAAAAACGTTTCAAACGCTCAGGCGCTTCGTGGTGA